One genomic window of Cololabis saira isolate AMF1-May2022 chromosome 3, fColSai1.1, whole genome shotgun sequence includes the following:
- the LOC133440934 gene encoding doublecortin domain-containing protein 2-like: MSSEKPNFLTQPVVKSIFMYRNGDPYYEPRRIVVNEKRVSSFETLLHEVTGGIQAPFGAVRNIYTPRGGHRVDRLESLQSGQQYVAAGKEKFKKLDYVQIGSRKKRMMQTLPFQAKPLPQNRIRVSARFLKPIKEPCTIFVVANGDILNPAVRLLIHQRILGQFERILELITEKMGLRVLGGVRSLYTYHGHQVVDGNKLECGQLYVAVGRERFKRLPYSDLLFTKPRGTRRIKGMKAYSLPPIYRLSKQNENSKSTVQCSEDGNGECNASPSKDNSRNKEHLSSIVREISQSRILKKWKSGQSFTLTSSDNDPESKADDGNTDSETPQDQKTEEKPDDDDDDDAKATKENGEKAEEKVESASKHTSEEEVSTSKEDSEKKLEENSEKEGDEGKEDDEKNNEKEGGSTAVNEEEVKEVKEEVRGGSKSEGEGGEQGSGSANADEMLDNKEKADGSQASSEVEKEQDKNRNEMELEENSSNSKESSNDQANDVDTSEEQAEVQNGSEKIQSHNETKESETDRSSSSNSNQAEDKRKSKEESSKESKESGEEETKVNGKVSEDDQEVKSEEQPKNKEEPKNEEQPKNEKESKNEQEMKNKEEVKNEEMKNKEEEKNEEEVKNEEQPKNEEGMKNKEMKNEEQPKNEEE; this comes from the exons ATGAGCTCGGAGAAGCCCAACTTCCTGACGCAGCCCGTGGTGAAGAGCATCTTCATGTACCGGAACGGAGACCCGTACTACGAGCCCCGCCGGATCGTGGTGAACGAGAAGAGGGTGAGCAGCTTCGAGACTCTGCTGCACGAGGTGACGGGCGGGATCCAGGCGCCCTTCGGAGCCGTGAGGAACATCTACACCCCGAGAGGAGGACACCGGGTGGACCGGTTGGAGAGCCTGCAGAGCGGACAGCAGTACGTCGCTGCGGGGAAGGAGAAGTTCAAGAAGCTGGA TTATGTACAGATTGGCTCCAGAAAGAAGAGGATGATGCAGACTCTGCCATTTCAG GCCAAACCACTCCCACAGAATAGAATCAGAGTGTCGGCTCGATTCCTGAAACCAATCAAGGAGCCATGCACAATATT TGTGGTAGCAAATGGCGATATTTTGAACCCCGCAGTGAGACTGCTCATACACCAGAGGATCCTGGGACAGTTTGAGAGAATACTAGAACTGATCACTGAGAAGATGGGTTTGAGAGTCCTGGGAGGCGTGCGAAG CCTCTACACCTATCACGGCCACCAGGTGGTTGATGGGAACAAACTGGAGTGCGGTCAGCTTTACGTGGCAGTGGGAAGAGAGAGATTCAAGAGGCTCCCGTACAGCGACCTTCTCTTCACCAAACCCAGAGGAACAAGGAGAATCAAAGG GATGAAAGCCTACTCTTTACCACCCATCTACAGACTCTCAAAGCAAAATGAAAAC AGCAAGTCAACGGTTCAGTGCAGTGAGGATGGAAATGGAGAGTGCAACGCCTCTCCTTCAAAGGACAACAGCAGGAACAAGGAACACCTGTCCTCCATTGTGAGAGAGATCTCTCAGTCAAGGATCCTCAAGAAGTGGAAGAGCGGACAGAGCTTCACTCTCACCTCATCTGACAATg ACCCAGAATCAAAGGCCGATGATGGAAACACAGATAGTGAAACACCCCAAGACCAGAAAACTGAAGAG AAACCtgacgacgatgatgatgatgatgcaaaAGCCACAAAGGAAAATGGTGAAAAGGCAGAAGAGAAAGTGGAATCTGCTTCCAAACATACCTCAGAAGAAGAAGTGTCAACAAGCAAAGAAGACAGTGAGAAAAAGCTAGAGGAAAAtagtgaaaaagagggagacgAGGGAAAGGAAGATGAtgagaaaaataatgaaaaagaagGAGGATCAACAGCTGTAAATGAAGAGGAAGTTAAGGAAGTGAAGGAGGAGGTCAGAGGTGGGAGTAAAAGTGAGGGTGAAGGTGGGGAGCAGGGATCTGGCAGTGCTAACGCTGATGAGATGCTGGACAATAAAGAGAAAGCAGATGGAAGCCAGGCATCCTCTGAGGTTGAGAAGGAGCAAGACAAAAATAGAAATGAAATGGAGCTAGAGGAgaacagtagtaacagtaaggAAAGCAGTAATGACCAAGCAAATGATGTAGACACCAGTGAAGAACAGGCTGAGGTACAAAATGGCTCAGAAAAGATTCAGTCGCATAATGAGACAAAAGAAAGTGAAACTGACAGAAGTagcagcagcaacagtaacCAAGCAGAAGATAAGAGGAAATCAAAAGAGGAAAGTTCCAAAGAGTCAAAAGAGTCGGGGGAAGAAGAGACCAAGGTGAATGGCAAGGTGAGTGAAGACGATCAGGAGGTGAAAAGTGAAGAACAACCAAAAAATAAAGAGGAGCCCAAAAATGAAGAACAgccaaaaaatgaaaaggagtCGAAAAATGAACAGgagatgaaaaataaagagGAGGTAAAAAATGAagagatgaaaaataaagaggaggaaaaaaatgaagaagaggtGAAAAATGAAGAGCAGCCGAAAAATGAAGagggaatgaaaaataaagagaTGAAAAATGAAGAGCAGCCAAAAAATGAAGAGGAG TGA
- the nrsn1 gene encoding neurensin-1, translating to MTSCSEICGSDYGEQAQAGGKYQQYGVRSYLHQFYEECTGSIWERDEDFQIQRSPGRWSSLLWKVCLAFGTLILFAGLIVLVVGYATPARIEAFGEDDLLFVDSHAVSFNRALDVCKLTGAVLFCVGGTSMAVGLLLSAFAKSYSKEELYLQQKFKERLADLHATVGSPIMRTATPGEGKVPVTLSKVQNIQPGATKSET from the exons ATGACTTCATGCTCAGAGATCTGTGGGTCAGACTATGGTGAGCAAGCTCAGGCCGGTGGGAAATACCAGCAGTATGGAGTTCGATCTTACCTACACCAG TTTTACGAGGAATGCACGGGTTCTATCTGGGAGCGTGATGAAGATTTTCAGATTCAGAGATCGCCTGGAAGGTGGAGCTCTTTACTCTGGAAG GTCTGTCTCGCGTTTGGAACCCTGATCTTGTTTGCAGGCCTCATTGTCCTCGTGGTGGGATATGCAACTCCAGCCAGGATAGAAGCGTTTGGTGAAGATGACCTCCTCTTTGTTGACAG CCACGCCGTCAGTTTCAACCGTGCCCTGGATGTGTGTAAGCTGACCGGCGCTGTGCTCTTCTGTGTGGGCGGCACCTCCATGGCGGTCGGTCTTCTGCTCTCTGCCTTTGCCAAGAGCTACTCCAAAGAGGAACTGTATCTGCAGCAGAAGTTTAAGGAGCGGCTGGCAGATCTGCATGCAACAGTTG GTTCACCAATAATGAGAACAGCAACCCCTGGAGAGGGAAAGGTCCCCGTCACTCTTTCCAAAGTGCAGAACATCCAACCGGGGGCCACAAAATCAGAGACCTGA